The region TCGTCGAAAACACTATCTTGATGACAAGCAGCACCTTTCAAGAATTGTTcctcaaacatataatatatttcaatggtatatacctctctagcatgtgaaagaagtttcacatcatccatcatcatattGGGCATGCCTTGAGCACACCGAAAATCCTCACCATTTTCCTTACTTCTCCATTCAGAAACAACGCTCACAAATGATGAGTAGAAATCACAAAGCCCTGCTGTTTTTGTTAGCTTCCTagaaattgaatggtttgtggTCTCACTCCTTTGTGAGGATAAAATGCCACCAGAAAAGTAATCCTTGTTAAATGTCGGGCACCATTTTTCCCTACAATCGTACAATTTTTCTAACCACGGATTCTTATGACACTTATAGTCAATCACCATCCTGAAAATCATAAgatcacaaaaggaaaaaatatacacaattttagaaactatattcacaatctgataactctatattcacaaatacattcctctacattcacagtttttaaGATCTCTGAACTTAAGTCTGataaacattcacacattcataactctacattcacaaaccctatactatacattcacagtttcaaacgtacacattcacacatttcagtgatacttgttcagtaattatattactatatgttcTACACTCACACATTTAGTACTCTAGATTCACAGCTTCTATACTgtatattcacaaatcaataagtcattattttacaaaaatagtattgaaaattcaaactcaaaagtgaatgagtaaaatacaataacataccttgaccaatacaactcaaactcagcttcggtgtctgtgtacttcaacaaacaattaaatagatccatgaaattcctattgttcctaagtgtcttgatgtgcttcttcgagttctcaccgatatgccatatGCAAAGACGATGCCGTGATGTTGTAAACACTTGAGAGATGGCAGCAGCCATGGCTGCGCATTGATCAGTCATAATGGTTTGTGGACATTTGCCACACATAGATCTAAGAAATGCtctaaacaaccatacaaatgactctatcctttcgttcatcaaaaaaccacacccaaacataatattcatacaatggtggttcatccctacaaatggaccacatatcatgtcgtacttgttagtgcgatatgttgtatcatgcactaacaagtctccaaacaacgcatagtctcgtctcatttgcccgtccctccaaaaaaagctagttaatcttgcatcatcatcaacttcaaagtcaaaaaagaagTCAGGCTCATTACACTGCCTCCTCCTGAATATTTCAATCAACGAATTCGAATCAGTTCCATCCAAGCTCTTCAAAGACTCAGATGCCAATGAATTGTAAGCATCTCGATTTGTAAACCCAAAGAGTGGAGACCCTCCTGActgatgtttcaaaaaccttatcccATCCGCCAAGGCAACCCCACTCTTCTTTAAGTCTCTTAAGTATGAAAGTTGATTGTTTCCCACTCTTCTGTGCGAACGAAGTAGGTGACTCTTGTCTTTAGTGCTTAGCTTGTGGTTATGAGCTTTCTCGTGTTTTGTTACTGTCCACACCCCATTACCATCTACATCGAACTGAATATATGCGCCACACCCcgtccttaaatcaatctttgaatacgccTTAACACCACTGTTTTTCTTGGACTTACTACCAGCCTTGGagcacaaaaatgtcttcatcttaacatttttagtagacccttggtagcgttgcttacccttcctcacactaaaaccaactctaaatgcataatcgttatacaactcatacgcttcatcaccattacttactataatacccaccaaatcttgatcaactgcacatatgaaatataacctcaagtatggaaaaacataccaaaagaaaacaaataaaaagcaatctaatggaaatatatTCTCTATGTAGAGGGGGGGCGGGTAATGCcacactatatattcacataagctatactagatattcacagttagaaaacaacagattcatacattctagtgataattgttcagtaataggattactatcttctctacattcacacattcaatacactagattcacataccatatactgtgtattcacattttgaaaactctagattcacacatttcaggggcaatatgtttagcaattatatcaacattgttatgcattcacacattcaaaactatatattcacaagtcctatactctatattcacacatcaaacactattacacacaactacacataaaatcgtaaatcaatatgaatcactaattttactctaaaaaacaattttaaaaaaaaacctggaattgaagtagaatcctcagcatttatacagccttgatcattgcttgttgagacaacaactaaatctgcattcactacaaatataaaaaaataaaacagactatcaggaaacagtgtgaatctatagttctaaatgtgtgaatctacaactatgtatctgtgaatgtatagttgtataagtgtgaatctaaaactcaaatacatggttacacaatcaatctaaccataaatcctaaattcaaaaaaaaacaaacataaatctatacaattcatcaaacaagaatccaaacttaaaacctgcaatcgaagatgagccatcaacgtgtaaacttagttgatctactgcctctgccatcactgcaaatataaaaaataaaacagagtatcaggaaacagtgtgaatgtagtgttcataatgtgtgaatctatcactatgtaactgtgaatgtagagttgtataagtgtgaatctaaaactcaaatacatggttacacaatcaatctaaccacaAATCATAAATTCGAAAAacgaagatgagccatcaacatgtaaacatgaatccaaacatgaatctactgcctctgccatcattgaagaagaattgcaaAGAAGAATTACGATGGTGAATCGAAATAATATCGCGATGTCGAATCGATGATGAATCCAACGAGAATTGCGATGATGAATGAGAGAACTGCAATGATGAATCAAACAAAGGCGATGAATTGTTTTGCGAGAAttgcggcgatgatgaattgttttgcgatgatgttgcggcgatgatgaattgatttGCGATGATGGTGAATGACTGGACTGTGAAATCGCCTTCCTTCCTCTGCTCTGGTTCTCCCGCTGGTAGTCGACAACCGCCTGCCTATTGCTCCGTTAACGgcgttaattaacaaaattttttttttaaaaaaaaaagccataaacgacgtcgtttttgacccaggtgcaccttgcaatgtgcacatgggtccacggcataatttacCCATCCCTACCCATTGGTAGGCAAGAGAAGAGGCAAGAGAAGAATAAGGGGCGTTGAAAGGGAGCTCAAGGCCCCTTTTTTTAACAGCTTCTTTttactgtttttgtttttttttttttggtttcttttttttttttttggtttNCTAAAACCAACTCTAAATGCATAATCGTTATACAACTCATACGCTTCATCACCATTACTTACTATAATacccaccaaatcttgatcaactgcacatatgaaatataacctcaagtatggaaaaacataccaaaagaaaacaaataaaaagcaatctaatggaaatatatTCTCTATGTAGAGGGGGGGCGGGTAATGCcacactatatattcacataagctatactagatattcacagttagaaaacaacagattcatacattctagtgataattgttcagtaataggattactatcttctctacattcacacattcaatacactagattcacataccatatactgtgtattcacattttgaaaactctagattcacacatttcaggggcaatatgtttagcaattatatcaacattgttatgcattcacacattcaaaactatatattcacaagtcctatactctatattcacacatcaaacactattacacacaactacacataaaatcgtaaatcaatatgaatcactaattttactctaaaaaacaattttaaaaaaaaacctggaattgaagtagaatcctcagcatttatacagccttgatcattgcttgttgagacaacaactaaatctgcattcactacaaatataaaaaaataaaacagactatcaggaaacagtgtgaatctatagttctaaatgtgtgaatctacaactatgtatctgtgaatgtatagttgtataagtgtgaatctaaaactcaaatacatggttacacaatcaatctaaccataaatcctaaattcaaaaaaaaacaaacataaatctatacaattcatcaaacaagaatccaaacttaaaacctgcaatcgaagatgagccatcaacgtgtaaacttagttgatctactgcctctgccatcactgcaaatataaaaaataaaacagagtatcaggaaacagtgtgaatgtagtgttcataatgtgtgaatctatcactatgtaactgtgaatgtagagttgtataagtgtgaatctaaaactcaaatacatggttacacaatcaatctaaccacaAATCATAAATTCGAAAAacgaagatgagccatcaacatgtaaacatgaatccaaacatgaatctactgcctctgccatcattgaagaagaattgcaaAGAAGAATTACGATGGTGAATCGAAATAATATCGCGATGTCGAATCGATGATGAATCCAACGAGAATTGCGATGATGAATGAGAGAACTGCAATGATGAATCAAACAAAGGCGATGAATTGTTTTGCGAGAAttgcggcgatgatgaattgttttgcgatgatgttgcggcgatgatgaattgatttGCGATGATGGTGAATGACTGGACTGTGAAATCGCCTTCCTTCCTCTGCTCTGGTTCTCCCGCTGGTAGTCGACAACCGCCTGCCTATTGCTCCGTTAACGgcgttaattaacaaaattttttttttaaaaaaaaaagccataaacgacgtcgtttttgacccaggtgcaccttgcaatgtgcacatgggtccacggcataatttacCCATCCCTACCCATTGGTAGGCAAGAGAAGAGGCAAGAGAAGAATAAGGGGCGTTGAAAGGGAGCTCAAGGCCCCTTTTTTTAACAGCTTctttttactgtttttttttttttttttttggtttcttttttttttttttggtttattaattaatatcattattactattgttgttactattattattattattattattattacggagtagtattatatgtatatctttttggtcattttacatgttaaccgctaatctaaacagttaattttaccaaacatctttttacaaaccgttAATACATTCCGCTGGTCAAATTCGCTAATACAAttcgctatttgataaccgctaacacaacccGCTACCGTTAACCAAACAAGTCCATACTAAAATGCCAACATTGTATTATGGTTGCCTTGTTGGCCTAACTTCCGCATTTTCGGACAAATATCTACGTGTCTCTCACACATGGGAGTTGCGCTTCGTCAGTGGGTAGAGCACAAATACAGTTCACTGGAAAGCAGGCGCACCAATTTGCACACCATTACTGTAAATCTGAGCTCAACTCGCCTCGCCTCTTCGTCTCCTTGGTTCTTAGGATTCTTGCACTCCATCTGTTTGATAAAAGTCTATGGCGACTGGGTGCTGCGTTGCTGCTACTCACACTGACTGTGGGCTCGGCCGTTCTTGTATTGGTTTGCCCTCTATTTCTTCTAGGACTGCGGGTACTAGACATAGTCATGGCAGGTCCTTCAAGATGAAGCCCAGTGGAGGGTGTCGAATTCGGTagtctctctcactctctcccattatttcatatattttgCTAGCAGTATTTCTGTCAGGTTTGCAGGTCAtgtgaactaaaaaaaaaaaaaagtactcttGTCTTAGTCTTCTTGCGCCTAAAGATTCATTTGCACTGATGGCCGTATTACGAAAGACTGAATTTCTAGGTAGCAATTATGCGAGGAACCTGAGCTCGCACTAAAAAGGATTTAAATATAGAAATCGAATATTGTAACACCCCTCAACATGAATGACATTCTAGCTTAGTTGATAGTTGAGTTGCGCATCCTTTACTAGGCTTTTGTTTGACTTTTATATTTCCATAGCGGGGATGTTAAGACTCTAAGaaagaatatatgagtttattaGGCTATGAGTTCCACTAGCtgattgattggattcaatctttgagtgtggtttggcccacgTGCATTATAGCCTAGTTGAGTAGAAAAATATGTGTTTATAACGCTATGGGTCAAATTAGCTAATTGATTTTGATTCAATTTTTAGTGTAGTTCGGCACATTTACATTATAACCCAATTGAGTGACCCTAActcaatcttagattataacaggGGATAAACACTTTTAGTCTTTGTTTGTCTCTATGTACTGCATTCTGAGGACAGAAGGGAAACTGGATTGAGTAAATTTCAAAACTTGTTTCAAATGGAAATAGGGATGGGATATCCCATTCAACTAGTACTGTATTAAGTTGATCGTTCATTAATGTATTCACAGGATTTTATTTATGTGGAAGAAATTTAGCTAAGGATGCTTGCGGATGATGTGGATTTGAACTGAAATGCAGGTGCCAGTCCACTAGTACGGATGAGCGCAAAACAAGAATGAATTTGTTAGACAATGCAAGCAATCTCCTCACTAATCTGTTGAGTGGGGGAAAAATTGGGTCCATGCCTACTGCTGAAGGTGCTGTTTCTGATCTTTTTGGTCGGCCACTTTTCTTCTCACTGTACGACTGGTTCTTAGAGGTACTGCCATTGgcatgatttatttatttcttcttaTTGTAGTGAATATGTCCTTATGATTAGATGACCAGATTACTGTGTTACAGTATGATTTGCTCTTACCTGAAGATACGGAGCCACTAAGTTATAAGTAAAGAGGTACTAATAGTTGCCTTTTAGAGTTTTAGGGAATGCCTGATGAACTGCATTAGTGGTAAATAGCCTCTTAAAAACAAGACGTCAATCTTCCTAAACTTGGAAACTATTTGCTCTGTTGTTTGAAGCTAGCATTTACCTTTTGCGGTGCATtcccaccttttttttttctgtattcATTTTCCTTTTGGTTTTCATTGAATTGACAGTATGGCTCGGTGTATAAGCTTGCTTTTGGGCCGAAAGCATTCGTAGTTGTATCAGATCCCATTGTGGCAAGGCATATTCTTCGTGAAAATGCATTCTCATATGACAAGGTGTGATTCTGTAAACATTctttctctcactctctcaaACACATAAGCACACATGCTGGAGCTTTCCCTTATTGTGACTCTagtttgtttttctttatttatttatttattttttttaaatcttaagaTACTATCGATCTTTTAGTTTTAgatcatttccttttgaatttcTATATGTTGATAAAGAGAAGCTGTACTAACTAACCAGGCATTATGTTGACTATTCAAACATGTGTGTATGTTGCAATCTTATGGCCTCACTTCTTTTACATTATGACATTTCTTGCCTTCAAACAGGGAGTTCTCGCTGAAATTTTGGAACCTATAATGGGAAAAGGACTAATACCTGCTGACCTTGATACTTGGAAACAAAGGAGAAGAGGtgagtttgaattttgagaTATGAGCAGGTTCAATTCCGTGAACAGTCATTGATATCTTCAGCAACTAGTTGTTTGTAGCTTCTGATGTAGTGCCACTATATCTTTACGAGAAGTGATTCATGGAATAAGCTTAATAGTAACATATGAATGCATCACCTCTTGTTGCAATATTTAGACTAAAGGCAAGAAGTGACAGCATAATAGCAGATGCTACTACACTTAATTTAAATTCTTCTCATTATTCATTTTCCAACTTTGCGGGCATAAATGCTGCTATACGAACTAAGGTATACTTTACCTGCATTTCATGATTTTTTACTTCTTTGTACCTTTATACTTCTATACCAATATTTTACGTATGTGGTTTACAGTCATTGCTCCTGGGTTCCACACTTCATACTTGGAAGCCATGGCAAAAGTATTTGTCGATTGTTCTGAAAGAACAatattgaaagttgaaaagcttATAGAAGGAGAAGAGTCACAAGGTGGAAAAACAATTGAATTGGATCTTGAGTCAGAATTTTCAAATTTGGCACTGGATATTATTGGGCTTGGGgttttcaattatgattttgGTTCTGTCACCAAAGAATCTCCAGTGATCAAGGTATGGGTTAGATTATCCATGCTTTGATTTAATGAGGATGCTGCATTTCTTTTGAGAATGTGAATGTGGTACTCTTAGAGTGATTATTGCATCTTATTGTACTCTCCCTTTTTCTTTAAATCTTTGTAGCACTTAAGCACAACAGgtaaatatatgtttttctcTTTCCGACGCCATTTTTTGCTACCTATATTCTTCTCACCAATATCAATTGCATGATTTTTTGCTACCATGAACCTCCGGTATCCGGTAGCCACATTGGGCTTCAAGTAATCCAGAGTTAAGTTGTTGGACTCCATTTGGTGGACCTCTCTTGATTTGATCCATTCACGAGGCATGAACCGAAGACTATGTTTGAGTGGAATCAAGATCCTACTACTTGGACCGCATGTTGGTAGTAATGTAGTATCAACTGCATGGTGGCAATTGTCTAAGTCAAACTTTTGCTTCTAGGTAGTTCATGGAAGATTTTGATAACCGTTTTATCCACTAGAGCTTTCTGATGGATATGCTGATAAGTTGTCTAAATGTCTAATGAAAATCTTTGGCAAAAGTCACATTGCCTTCACTGTTGGTACGTATTTCCAATCAAACCTGGTTTCAGTCTGCTTGAATTCTGGATTGTGCCAACTGCCAAACAAAGGATTTAAGGGCATGCTATATTTACTTGATGATTGACTTAGGAAAAAAGAAGATGGTTAttcaaataatttgaatagcATATACTCTTGAATTTCCCAACTGCATCCTGTCAGAGAATAAGTCAGCCTTCTGCTTTATAAGAGATCCAATCAAGATTCTGTTGAGGTCTTTAAGACTGGGTATGAAATCCATAGAGATCCTCAAAATTGGGAGTTGGAAAGTTGTCTTAGCTTCATACAAACTATCTACTCAAGTCCTGGAGGAGCTGCAGAGGGATTGGAGACAAGGATGTTCATTGTCAAATCTTTCATCCAAGCTTTGGTTAATGATTAAGCATGTGATTTTCCAGGGAAGCAGATTTGGATCCCAGGCTGCCCACTAAatgtttcagttttttttttttttttttttcttcttgggaTGCATCTAAGGAAGCTATAGTTGATGGGGAAAAACTTAAGAACAAGGGATATCATTCATGTCTATCACTGTGTTTTGTGTCTCAAAGATGAAGAAACAGTCACCGTTTTCTTATTCACGGCAATTTGACATGGAAATGTTGG is a window of Ipomoea triloba cultivar NCNSP0323 chromosome 11, ASM357664v1 DNA encoding:
- the LOC115996112 gene encoding protein FAR-RED IMPAIRED RESPONSE 1-like — translated: MNHHCMNIMFGCGFLMNERIESFVWLFRAFLRSMCGKCPQTIMTDQCAAMAAAISQVFTTSRHRLCIWHIGENSKKHIKTLRNNRNFMDLFNCLLKYTDTEAEFELYWSRMVIDYKCHKNPWLEKLYDCREKWCPTFNKDYFSGGILSSQRSETTNHSISRKLTKTAGLCDFYSSFVSVVSEWRSKENGEDFRCAQGMPNMMMDDVKLLSHAREVYTIEIYYMFEEQFLKGAACHQDSVFDDGCHLKYHVWRPDKDIIRHEVSFKPTNLDISCSCGQRKLLKARLLIWVLCLLMLVLLLQFGLLR